In the genome of Candidatus Nitrosotenuis sp. DW1, one region contains:
- a CDS encoding MBL fold metallo-hydrolase produces MLKYNGVQIKWHGHDTFTLTKDDITVCFDPYQIDKKFHADVILISHNHFDHLSIVDLEKITDEKTVIIAAKECLEQIKLPCKKLIGIAPNEKIEIDGFKINAIRAYNIDKINPDTKRPFHPKEDNKVGFVITINNTRFYHTGDSDLIPEMTDIKPDVLFVPVSGTYVMTPDDAAKAVKEIKPKLAIPMHYGSIVGTTNDAKAFKKLVTTSEVHILSKE; encoded by the coding sequence GTGCTAAAATATAACGGTGTTCAAATAAAATGGCATGGACATGATACATTCACATTAACAAAAGACGACATTACGGTTTGTTTTGATCCGTATCAGATAGATAAAAAATTTCATGCGGATGTGATATTGATTTCTCACAATCATTTTGATCATCTGAGTATCGTTGACTTGGAAAAAATTACTGACGAAAAAACTGTCATAATAGCTGCAAAAGAATGTCTTGAGCAAATCAAACTACCATGCAAGAAATTAATCGGCATTGCACCAAATGAAAAAATAGAGATCGATGGATTCAAAATAAATGCAATTCGTGCCTATAACATTGACAAGATAAACCCGGATACAAAAAGACCATTCCATCCAAAAGAGGACAACAAGGTAGGATTCGTCATAACCATAAACAATACTCGATTCTACCATACTGGAGATTCTGATTTGATACCTGAAATGACTGACATAAAACCTGACGTTCTATTTGTACCAGTTAGCGGAACATATGTGATGACTCCAGATGATGCGGCAAAAGCAGTCAAAGAGATAAAACCAAAGCTTGCAATTCCAATGCACTATGGCAGTATTGTGGGAACCACAAATGACGCAAAAGCCTTCAAGAAACTTGTAACTACGTCAGAAGTGCATATTCTTTCAAAAGAGTAA
- a CDS encoding PIN domain-containing protein — protein sequence MVDVICDTSFLIHLATNRIKNLSTIDTEIGSIRFIVPNIVTMELKKLLDDKGKKDAIVLTLDYIKSFPTISLNGSFADAALQSYIKKQGGIVATMDKELKLIIKKLGGSILSISNNKIVLESSKV from the coding sequence TTGGTTGATGTAATATGCGACACAAGTTTTCTCATTCATTTAGCTACCAATAGAATAAAGAATCTTTCAACAATTGATACTGAAATAGGTAGCATTCGATTTATTGTTCCAAATATTGTGACAATGGAGCTAAAAAAGCTCTTAGATGACAAGGGGAAAAAAGACGCCATAGTTCTAACTCTGGATTATATCAAATCGTTTCCAACCATTTCATTGAATGGTAGTTTTGCTGATGCGGCATTGCAATCATATATAAAAAAACAAGGAGGTATTGTTGCAACAATGGACAAGGAACTAAAATTAATTATCAAAAAATTAGGCGGCTCTATTCTTTCTATATCAAATAACAAAATAGTATTAGAATCAAGTAAGGTTTAA
- a CDS encoding translation initiation factor IF-2 subunit gamma translates to MHWRDTLPEWYVKKYGYQPCVNIGTAGHVDHGKTTLIQALTGQWTSVHSQELKRGITIRVGYSDAAFYKCKSCEVPLGYSTTPTCPNCGKESELSRVVSFVDSPGHESLMANMLSGAALMDGALLLVAANQKVPQPQTKEHLLALQILGIQQIVIIQNKVDLVSYKDATANYADIVKFVKGTKAAKSPIIPISAQSRLNIDALIGAIEDTIQTPQRAEAKDPVMHVLRSFDVNKPGTLINNIKGGVIGGSLTQGTFSIGDEIEIKPGILNNKKSNYEPIHTQIVSLGTAAGIVDDVKPGGLVAIGTKLDPSLTRSDSLIGSVIGKPGTLPENSNEAQLEVNLFDSAVGTINDVKVTPIQAGESLRLNIGTAPVLAKVNKAKGANIEVQFKRPVCLFEQSNVAISRKIEERWRLIGAGIVG, encoded by the coding sequence ATGCATTGGCGTGATACTCTTCCCGAATGGTATGTAAAAAAATATGGCTACCAGCCATGTGTAAACATTGGAACTGCAGGTCACGTTGATCACGGCAAGACTACTCTAATTCAAGCGCTGACCGGACAATGGACAAGCGTTCACAGCCAAGAACTAAAGAGAGGAATTACCATACGCGTTGGATATTCTGATGCTGCGTTTTACAAGTGCAAAAGCTGTGAGGTACCACTGGGATATTCTACTACTCCAACTTGTCCAAACTGTGGGAAAGAAAGCGAACTAAGCAGAGTTGTTAGTTTTGTGGACAGTCCTGGCCACGAAAGTCTTATGGCAAACATGCTTTCAGGCGCAGCACTAATGGATGGGGCATTGCTACTTGTAGCAGCAAACCAAAAAGTACCTCAGCCGCAAACAAAAGAACATCTTTTAGCACTTCAAATTCTAGGAATCCAGCAAATTGTAATTATTCAAAACAAAGTTGATCTGGTGTCGTACAAGGATGCGACAGCAAACTATGCTGACATAGTTAAATTTGTAAAAGGCACAAAAGCTGCAAAATCGCCAATAATTCCAATCTCTGCACAATCAAGACTTAACATAGATGCATTAATCGGAGCAATAGAAGATACAATCCAAACTCCACAAAGAGCAGAAGCTAAAGATCCAGTGATGCATGTTCTAAGATCATTTGACGTTAACAAACCTGGTACTCTGATAAATAATATCAAGGGGGGAGTAATCGGAGGGAGCTTGACTCAAGGTACATTCTCAATTGGGGATGAAATTGAAATAAAACCCGGCATTCTAAACAATAAGAAAAGCAATTACGAGCCAATCCATACACAAATAGTCTCGTTAGGTACTGCCGCAGGGATAGTTGACGATGTAAAGCCAGGAGGTCTTGTGGCAATAGGAACCAAGTTGGATCCTTCGCTAACTCGTAGCGATTCACTGATTGGTTCAGTTATAGGAAAACCGGGCACACTTCCAGAAAACTCGAATGAAGCACAACTAGAAGTTAATCTGTTTGATTCTGCGGTTGGAACAATAAACGATGTCAAAGTGACACCAATTCAGGCAGGTGAATCATTACGACTTAACATTGGAACCGCACCCGTTCTTGCCAAGGTAAACAAGGCAAAGGGGGCAAATATTGAGGTTCAATTCAAAAGGCCGGTTTGCCTTTTTGAACAAAGCAATGTTGCAATAAGCAGAAAAATTGAAGAAAGATGGCGATTGATCGGAGCAGGCATAGTTGGTTGA
- a CDS encoding S6e family ribosomal protein, translating into MANFKLTISDKKGKSTSKELKDKEANVLIGLHIGNEVDAAVVGLAGKLKISGGSDKSGMPMRSDIYGTARKKVLISKGVGLKNVEKGQRRRRLIRGNTISEEIYQINCSYDGELKIEEAPVENKEKA; encoded by the coding sequence TTGGCTAACTTTAAACTGACAATATCTGATAAAAAGGGAAAATCCACATCAAAGGAGCTCAAAGACAAAGAGGCTAACGTGCTGATAGGGCTGCACATTGGAAACGAGGTGGATGCCGCAGTGGTAGGTTTGGCTGGAAAACTCAAAATCAGCGGTGGAAGCGACAAATCAGGGATGCCAATGAGATCTGACATTTATGGTACTGCGAGAAAAAAGGTCCTGATTTCAAAAGGAGTTGGACTCAAAAACGTCGAAAAAGGACAGCGTAGAAGAAGACTGATCCGAGGAAATACCATTTCAGAAGAAATTTATCAAATAAACTGCTCATATGACGGCGAGCTCAAAATAGAAGAGGCTCCAGTAGAAAATAAAGAAAAGGCATAA
- a CDS encoding zinc-domain-containing protein: MDAKCPECERVAVLDDDLKFVKCPHCNFEAEYESYIEIMKDKAINMSSDYIPRRPGF; the protein is encoded by the coding sequence ATGGATGCCAAATGTCCTGAATGTGAACGGGTGGCAGTTCTTGATGATGATCTAAAATTCGTAAAATGTCCCCATTGCAACTTTGAAGCCGAATATGAAAGTTATATAGAAATCATGAAGGACAAGGCAATCAACATGTCTTCGGATTACATTCCAAGAAGACCCGGATTTTAA
- a CDS encoding tetratricopeptide repeat protein, which translates to MSEHELLLPIVDEENICLPLAVSAVSKYWNVSLPFSEAKEIAKKYPNVRGSILIEGIEIAERHGLGSLILHSSLSELKKIIDMGIPPIVILPGLYETVQHASVISGYDQKEKSIIHYMPQPDQIGVIPEELFDKLWAEDGRLMILIAPTDIISSIKVENKTREKSNRLCFVSEKLNLQNRHDDAIKTLTDAISLDKTNSTASCLLGGVYNEKNSQECVKYYEQSIQYNKLCYLAYRGLGNYYLKTKQYEKADKYYTQAITINPNRFGPIYKNRGIARLEQNMKKEAKKDFENYLKHTPNAKDQGSIKQAIQELDAECGN; encoded by the coding sequence GTGAGCGAGCATGAGCTTTTGCTGCCTATTGTCGATGAGGAAAACATATGTTTGCCTTTAGCAGTCAGCGCAGTTTCAAAATACTGGAATGTCAGTTTACCATTTTCAGAGGCAAAAGAAATTGCAAAAAAATATCCAAACGTACGTGGAAGCATCCTAATTGAAGGAATAGAAATTGCAGAACGCCACGGACTAGGCAGTCTGATTCTTCACTCCTCACTTTCGGAGCTAAAAAAAATCATAGACATGGGAATACCGCCAATTGTAATCCTGCCTGGACTCTATGAGACAGTCCAGCACGCTTCGGTCATTTCTGGCTATGACCAAAAAGAAAAATCAATCATTCACTATATGCCACAGCCAGATCAAATTGGAGTCATACCTGAAGAACTGTTTGACAAGCTTTGGGCAGAAGATGGCAGATTGATGATACTGATTGCTCCGACTGACATAATATCGTCAATCAAGGTGGAAAACAAGACAAGGGAAAAATCTAACAGACTGTGTTTTGTTTCAGAAAAGCTCAACCTGCAAAACAGACACGATGACGCAATTAAGACACTCACAGATGCAATATCTCTTGACAAGACCAATTCTACCGCATCATGTCTTCTTGGAGGAGTTTATAACGAAAAAAATTCCCAAGAATGCGTAAAATATTATGAGCAGAGCATCCAATACAACAAGTTGTGCTATTTGGCATATCGCGGACTGGGAAATTATTATCTCAAAACTAAACAATATGAAAAAGCAGACAAATACTATACACAGGCCATAACCATCAACCCAAACCGATTTGGCCCAATTTACAAAAACCGTGGTATAGCAAGACTAGAGCAAAACATGAAAAAGGAAGCAAAGAAAGACTTTGAAAATTATTTGAAACATACGCCAAATGCAAAAGATCAGGGCAGCATCAAGCAAGCCATACAAGAATTGGATGCGGAGTGCGGGAATTGA
- a CDS encoding type 1 glutamine amidotransferase, with product MLLLVDNGSIYTKNITDFLSTKKILHTSLSYDDVILEELGKFQSFILSGRRKNNKEMNAINSKIINHAVLEDKPLLGICYGAEILALTSGGTIRKMNTLQKGNSKVMTIHKNPLCNGTIEVYQSHNFEISHLGNSFTHIAKSESCNYEIIQYGNSRIFGTQFHPEMTQDGLGLIENFLLL from the coding sequence TTGCTGTTACTGGTAGATAACGGATCAATATATACAAAAAACATCACCGACTTTCTCTCTACAAAAAAAATCCTCCATACCTCACTATCATATGATGATGTAATACTGGAAGAATTGGGCAAATTCCAGTCATTCATTTTGTCTGGAAGGCGCAAAAATAACAAGGAGATGAATGCCATAAACTCTAAAATAATAAACCACGCCGTTTTGGAAGACAAACCATTACTGGGAATATGCTATGGCGCAGAAATTCTTGCTCTAACATCTGGAGGTACCATTAGAAAAATGAATACACTACAAAAGGGAAACTCCAAGGTTATGACCATACACAAAAATCCCCTATGTAATGGAACAATCGAGGTATACCAGAGTCATAATTTTGAGATCTCGCATCTAGGCAATTCATTTACTCATATTGCAAAATCAGAGTCCTGCAACTATGAAATAATTCAATATGGGAATTCCAGAATATTTGGAACCCAATTTCATCCAGAAATGACGCAAGACGGACTGGGTCTAATTGAAAATTTTCTTTTACTGTGA
- a CDS encoding UPF0182 family protein, with translation MYNSSTEANSSPPDAGKYIRLGIIAIIGIIILVIVGNQGVILSMNMTEFGYQFTKPLYYSIVSALVLSAIALVNVDIKNRSSIVWYSIHVMITFLNRTTHDPVSKNVTSFRDYKLSVPQFIIWQFTKIFLFGAFFVNVMFGLAVIDMVDNNDLGIDNLSKLFSLPFVTPQSSDAAQTVISLIPALTILVPPLLGVIGIRLALYVGLHSIVKVITSYMYDSTQGKPKFLNYVSTIEAVIGIGIIWAGINMFFTEQIDYNTRYVIGGTLVAGFILIGFSVFDKIRSKVLTHPIKRDIYIRVLVLIAIAIIVGSVMAVNNSIADTRKIEYLGPYTQQQITVNRYLGELDKVKVNVNDVKLESVSPNNIKSYIEQNQDILSSIRIWDWEAAFAKLKPEIGQRQYVEFDDNDILRFNNTMYWAASMKPVLPSTVSLENRWYNEHLVYTHIPNGFLTLDATTGQSIDSDKLFAQRSIYYGEGGLFSQTWSAYPTNRQTSAELDGALYSGNGGIDVSPPLSWIFEPNFLLSYPADSIHVMRYKDVNDRMQTLYPYFLYNMFGQNVDFYPVTDGNKTYWLIPLIIGFDTNSVPWSMGNPYLRLVGFALVDTYDGDITLLKYGNDYFAKMIQRQYSDKFVEIPSWLSEQVRYPQELFTWKTEMYNIYHVTNTEEFIQANQFFKIPDRLEAYYIEAKPPGFDQTQFLGLLSLELRVSQGRNLSGYMIVENDLPTLGNMQFYQVPTNSTTKLIGPTAVREALEKDTDFSQLKTLLRNPRIGDNILYRVGDHDVYFIPVYTAGSGEGVVAQLGTIAAVGAAFDGEYYVGLGNTQEEAFEAYLHELSGAVPTSTSKDVISPDKNARIQQIKSLIEEKNLQIVTPTSIQIPLSFKEGEISYYTQSDLDATSELTSKFVDDFVIPRSKRILMWQDGDALNIGTIITVDNVTELHYISIGVGK, from the coding sequence TTGTATAACTCCTCCACTGAAGCAAATTCGTCACCACCGGATGCTGGTAAGTACATACGGTTAGGAATAATTGCAATAATTGGAATCATTATACTGGTTATAGTCGGAAACCAGGGCGTCATTTTATCTATGAATATGACAGAATTTGGCTACCAGTTTACCAAACCCCTATACTACTCGATCGTCTCTGCCCTGGTTCTTTCTGCTATAGCACTAGTCAACGTGGACATCAAGAACCGCTCATCAATTGTTTGGTATTCCATACATGTCATGATTACATTTCTGAATAGAACCACGCATGATCCTGTTTCTAAAAACGTCACTAGTTTTAGAGACTACAAGCTAAGCGTGCCGCAGTTTATCATCTGGCAATTTACCAAGATCTTCCTCTTTGGGGCGTTTTTTGTAAACGTAATGTTTGGCCTTGCCGTAATAGATATGGTTGATAATAACGATCTTGGAATCGACAATCTATCAAAACTCTTTTCCCTGCCGTTTGTAACGCCGCAATCATCAGATGCAGCACAAACTGTGATCTCACTTATTCCCGCACTTACAATTCTTGTCCCGCCACTGCTTGGCGTGATTGGGATAAGATTAGCGCTCTATGTGGGTCTCCACTCAATTGTAAAAGTGATTACCTCATACATGTATGACTCAACACAAGGCAAGCCAAAATTCCTAAACTACGTCTCCACAATTGAAGCCGTAATCGGAATTGGAATAATCTGGGCTGGAATCAACATGTTCTTCACAGAGCAGATTGACTACAACACTAGATACGTAATTGGAGGCACGCTGGTTGCCGGGTTTATTCTGATTGGATTTTCAGTATTTGACAAGATACGCTCCAAGGTTCTGACTCATCCAATAAAACGCGATATCTATATTCGCGTTCTGGTACTAATTGCAATTGCAATAATTGTGGGCTCTGTCATGGCAGTCAATAACAGTATTGCGGACACGAGAAAAATCGAATATCTTGGCCCATACACACAGCAACAGATCACAGTTAACAGATACCTTGGGGAATTAGACAAAGTAAAAGTAAACGTAAACGACGTCAAGCTTGAATCGGTTTCCCCAAATAACATCAAAAGTTACATTGAACAAAATCAAGACATTCTAAGCTCAATTAGAATATGGGACTGGGAAGCAGCCTTTGCCAAATTAAAACCAGAAATAGGACAAAGACAATACGTGGAGTTTGACGATAACGATATTCTGAGATTTAACAATACAATGTACTGGGCTGCATCAATGAAACCGGTTCTCCCGTCAACAGTAAGCCTTGAAAATCGTTGGTACAACGAACATCTTGTATACACGCACATTCCAAACGGCTTTTTGACACTTGACGCGACAACTGGCCAATCAATTGACAGCGACAAACTCTTTGCTCAAAGATCCATCTATTATGGTGAAGGTGGACTCTTTAGCCAAACATGGTCTGCGTACCCCACAAACCGTCAAACAAGTGCAGAACTAGATGGAGCATTATACTCTGGAAATGGAGGAATCGACGTCTCACCGCCTCTCAGCTGGATATTTGAGCCAAACTTCCTCCTGTCATACCCAGCAGACTCTATACACGTAATGCGATACAAAGACGTTAACGACAGGATGCAGACACTTTATCCGTATTTTCTGTATAACATGTTTGGTCAAAACGTGGATTTCTACCCAGTCACTGACGGAAACAAAACCTACTGGCTGATTCCGCTTATTATCGGATTTGATACAAATTCAGTGCCTTGGTCGATGGGCAACCCATACCTGCGTTTGGTTGGATTTGCTCTAGTTGACACCTATGATGGAGACATTACACTACTCAAATACGGAAACGACTATTTTGCAAAAATGATACAGCGTCAATACAGCGACAAATTCGTCGAAATCCCATCATGGCTATCTGAGCAGGTCAGGTACCCACAGGAATTATTCACATGGAAGACAGAAATGTACAACATTTACCATGTTACTAACACGGAAGAATTCATACAGGCAAACCAATTCTTCAAGATACCAGACAGGCTTGAAGCGTATTACATAGAAGCAAAGCCACCGGGATTTGATCAGACTCAATTCCTAGGACTGCTCTCACTTGAGCTTAGGGTTTCCCAGGGAAGAAATCTTTCTGGATACATGATAGTAGAAAACGATCTGCCTACACTTGGAAACATGCAATTCTATCAGGTGCCAACAAATTCAACTACAAAATTAATCGGTCCTACAGCGGTACGGGAAGCGCTAGAAAAAGACACCGACTTTTCCCAGCTAAAGACCCTCTTGAGAAATCCTCGCATCGGAGACAATATTCTATACCGCGTAGGAGATCACGATGTTTACTTTATTCCGGTGTACACTGCAGGTTCCGGCGAAGGTGTCGTGGCACAGCTGGGAACAATTGCTGCTGTGGGCGCCGCATTTGATGGGGAATACTATGTCGGACTTGGCAACACCCAGGAAGAGGCATTTGAAGCCTATCTTCACGAGCTTTCAGGTGCAGTACCGACATCAACATCAAAAGATGTGATTAGTCCTGACAAAAATGCCAGAATCCAGCAAATAAAATCGCTAATCGAGGAAAAGAATTTGCAGATTGTGACGCCAACGTCCATTCAGATTCCCCTCTCATTCAAGGAAGGCGAGATCTCATACTATACACAGTCTGATCTTGACGCAACAAGCGAACTTACTTCAAAGTTTGTTGACGACTTTGTCATACCAAGAAGCAAGAGAATACTCATGTGGCAAGATGGTGATGCGTTAAACATTGGAACAATCATAACCGTTGATAATGTCACAGAACTGCACTACATCTCAATTGGAGTAGGCAAGTAG
- a CDS encoding DNA primase small subunit domain-containing protein yields MLDKDTKFLEESFKKYYFEHFDLIHTHTNPERREFGYQKFNFGMNRHISIKSDKELHLLLMTNIPSDVYCSNATYLFPNLPMAEKDWQGADLIFDIDAKDLNLPCRINHVCKKCTTCKNVFLQNDQCPDCKSTKYETSSVLCPDCISGAKSEIKKLISILTGDLGIKKESIQVYFSGNEGFHVYVLESNYEKLDSRQRAEIVDYILFKGAMPETFGAKKSDFSKSVFSDLDEKGWLGRVSKQVFGSKSNKAKLSKQLISEGYFSFKKKLEDLQKTLGAQIDPNVTIDVHRIFRLAGTINSKSGLSKIPIYDLEKFNPGNDACFMGDDKITVLADCPVEFKLKNKKFGPYKKERITVPKYAAVYMICKGYATLS; encoded by the coding sequence ATGCTTGATAAAGACACAAAATTCCTAGAGGAATCCTTCAAAAAATATTATTTTGAGCACTTTGATCTGATTCACACTCATACAAATCCAGAGAGGCGCGAATTTGGATATCAAAAATTTAATTTCGGAATGAACCGGCACATATCAATAAAATCTGATAAGGAACTGCATCTTTTGCTTATGACAAATATCCCATCTGACGTATACTGCTCAAATGCCACCTACTTGTTTCCAAATTTACCAATGGCTGAAAAAGACTGGCAGGGTGCAGATCTAATCTTTGATATTGACGCAAAGGACCTGAACCTTCCCTGCAGAATTAATCACGTCTGCAAGAAATGTACAACTTGTAAAAATGTTTTTTTACAAAATGATCAGTGCCCAGATTGCAAGTCAACCAAATACGAGACATCATCAGTACTGTGCCCAGATTGCATTTCCGGCGCTAAAAGTGAAATAAAAAAACTGATTTCAATACTTACAGGCGATCTTGGAATAAAAAAAGAAAGCATACAGGTGTATTTTTCCGGCAATGAGGGATTCCACGTATATGTTCTGGAGTCAAACTATGAAAAATTAGATTCGCGACAGCGAGCAGAGATTGTGGATTATATTTTATTCAAAGGAGCAATGCCTGAAACGTTTGGCGCAAAAAAATCCGATTTTTCCAAGTCTGTATTTTCTGATTTAGATGAGAAAGGCTGGCTTGGCAGGGTATCAAAACAAGTCTTTGGATCAAAATCAAACAAGGCAAAACTATCAAAACAACTGATTTCAGAGGGCTATTTCTCATTTAAGAAAAAACTAGAGGATCTGCAAAAAACACTAGGTGCACAAATTGACCCAAACGTGACAATCGACGTTCACAGGATATTCAGACTGGCAGGAACCATAAACAGCAAAAGCGGTCTCTCAAAAATACCGATTTACGATCTTGAAAAATTCAATCCTGGAAATGATGCCTGCTTTATGGGTGATGACAAAATCACTGTTCTAGCTGATTGCCCTGTTGAGTTTAAGCTAAAAAATAAAAAATTTGGCCCATACAAAAAAGAGCGAATTACCGTACCAAAATACGCCGCAGTCTATATGATCTGTAAAGGATATGCAACTTTATCTTAG
- a CDS encoding DNA primase, with protein sequence MLKLGMEEIAKYPFLTEAGNYLKEKGFTLEQFGKDEDLRPVIEIAFQRIEAAVNGKIFNSDFNVKNLDIEVFSFLVAVILLKQSAMNTLIKRFSLAEARRAEKFLEKDLSNMNNKAKEQLAVKIIKDLFSMDIQKSDDYFVIPVIDYLKHATHFYEQEWKLVNRLVDNGNVFLTSHETVRLIRKELDNFISTKIHSASIPSIPESFKKPVDALVTLAKKFSVQTVETGESPPCIKHALDVLNKGENLPHSGRFMLATYLLNKGQTIEEIAPLFKNAPDYNEKITLYQLKHLAGNFGSGTKYACPSCDKLKSENLCFAIPECSNIINPLQFGRKKISNA encoded by the coding sequence GTGCTAAAACTAGGAATGGAGGAAATTGCAAAATACCCATTTTTGACAGAGGCGGGAAACTATCTCAAAGAAAAGGGCTTTACCCTTGAACAGTTTGGAAAAGACGAGGATCTTAGACCTGTAATTGAAATCGCTTTTCAACGAATTGAAGCTGCGGTAAACGGCAAGATCTTCAACTCTGATTTCAATGTAAAAAACCTAGATATCGAGGTATTTTCGTTTCTTGTTGCAGTCATACTACTAAAGCAAAGTGCAATGAACACGCTAATCAAGCGATTTTCACTGGCAGAAGCAAGACGTGCTGAAAAATTCCTTGAAAAGGATCTTTCCAATATGAACAACAAAGCAAAGGAACAACTGGCAGTCAAAATAATCAAGGATCTTTTTTCGATGGATATACAAAAGTCTGATGATTATTTCGTAATTCCTGTCATTGATTACCTAAAACACGCAACCCATTTTTACGAACAAGAGTGGAAGCTTGTAAACAGACTAGTTGACAATGGAAACGTCTTTCTTACGTCACATGAAACAGTAAGACTGATCCGAAAAGAACTCGATAATTTCATTAGCACAAAAATTCACTCTGCTAGCATACCATCCATACCAGAATCCTTCAAAAAACCAGTTGACGCACTTGTGACTCTTGCAAAGAAATTCTCCGTACAAACTGTCGAAACAGGAGAATCCCCGCCTTGCATAAAACACGCCCTTGACGTTCTAAACAAAGGTGAGAATCTACCGCACTCAGGAAGATTCATGCTGGCAACATATCTTTTGAACAAAGGCCAAACAATAGAGGAAATTGCACCCTTGTTCAAAAACGCGCCTGACTATAACGAAAAAATAACACTGTATCAACTCAAACATCTGGCAGGTAATTTTGGCAGCGGAACAAAATATGCGTGTCCCTCATGCGACAAATTAAAAAGTGAAAATCTTTGCTTTGCGATTCCGGAATGTTCCAATATAATAAATCCGTTACAGTTTGGAAGGAAAAAAATTTCAAATGCTTGA
- a CDS encoding deoxyribonuclease IV — protein MRVGAHVSISGSLDAAIDNALERECSAFQIFTRSPRSWTAKEISEKDAKTFREKMASSKIDRFATVAHMPYLPNLASPNAAAYTKSVNTLVKEVERCGKIGIPYLVAHLGSHMGMGEEKGIKQLVNAFSKAAEVKNDVIVLLENTAGQKNSVGSDFKQWAEIFSKLKPKDRFGVCFDTCHAFAYGYDLRTENSVEETFKKFDDEVGFENLKILHLNDSKGEIGCNLDRHEHIGIGKIGEKGMAAVIRLANKKKIPIILETPIDDIRDDFANIKKVKELA, from the coding sequence ATGCGTGTAGGTGCCCACGTGTCTATTTCGGGCTCATTAGATGCCGCAATAGATAATGCGTTGGAACGGGAATGTTCTGCGTTCCAGATATTTACTCGTAGTCCAAGAAGCTGGACTGCAAAAGAGATTTCCGAAAAAGATGCCAAGACTTTCAGAGAAAAAATGGCAAGCAGTAAGATAGACAGATTTGCAACCGTGGCACACATGCCATATCTGCCAAACCTTGCGTCTCCTAATGCAGCTGCATACACAAAATCAGTCAACACGCTTGTAAAGGAAGTGGAAAGATGTGGCAAAATCGGTATTCCGTATTTGGTAGCTCATCTTGGAAGTCACATGGGAATGGGAGAGGAGAAGGGGATAAAACAGCTGGTTAACGCTTTTTCCAAGGCCGCAGAGGTCAAAAACGATGTCATTGTTTTGCTAGAAAACACGGCTGGGCAGAAAAATTCTGTCGGTTCTGACTTTAAACAGTGGGCGGAGATCTTTTCAAAGCTAAAACCAAAGGACAGATTTGGCGTTTGCTTTGATACGTGTCATGCATTTGCGTATGGTTATGATTTAAGAACTGAGAATTCAGTTGAGGAGACATTTAAGAAATTTGATGATGAGGTTGGATTTGAGAATCTCAAGATTTTACACCTAAATGACTCAAAAGGTGAAATAGGATGTAATCTGGATAGGCATGAGCATATTGGCATTGGCAAGATAGGCGAGAAAGGCATGGCTGCAGTAATCAGACTTGCCAACAAAAAGAAGATTCCAATAATCTTAGAGACTCCGATTGACGACATACGGGACGACTTTGCAAATATAAAGAAGGTAAAGGAGCTTGCATAG